In the Variovorax sp. S12S4 genome, one interval contains:
- a CDS encoding DUF1003 domain-containing protein, whose protein sequence is MAAAEPGQEGRAGEPPVAGVVDRNIAALVRRRQQKKISTGLQDRIADAITRFAGSMKFVYLHLLIYGGWIVINLGWVPMVRAFDPTFVVLAMVASVEAIFISTFVMISQNRMAAMADQRADLDLQISLLGEHEITKVITLVTEIAKRMDIPAAHDPELDELRENVSPERVLDRIERPSKEPGQPEG, encoded by the coding sequence GTGGCGGCGGCTGAACCAGGCCAGGAAGGCCGGGCCGGGGAGCCGCCCGTTGCGGGCGTGGTCGACCGCAACATTGCCGCGCTGGTGCGGCGGCGCCAGCAGAAAAAGATATCGACCGGCCTGCAGGACCGGATCGCCGACGCCATTACCCGCTTTGCCGGCAGCATGAAGTTCGTGTACCTGCACCTGCTGATCTACGGGGGCTGGATCGTCATCAACCTGGGGTGGGTACCCATGGTCCGCGCATTCGACCCGACCTTCGTGGTGCTGGCCATGGTGGCGTCGGTCGAGGCCATTTTCATCTCGACCTTCGTGATGATCAGCCAGAACCGCATGGCCGCGATGGCCGACCAGCGTGCCGACCTCGATCTTCAGATCAGCCTCTTGGGCGAGCACGAGATCACGAAGGTCATCACCCTGGTTACGGAGATCGCAAAGCGCATGGACATTCCGGCGGCCCACGACCCGGAGCTCGACGAACTCCGCGAGAACGTTTCGCCGGAGCGGGTGCTCGACCGCATCGAGCGCCCTTCGAAAGAGCCCGGGCAGCCGGAGGGGTAG
- a CDS encoding DUF4142 domain-containing protein, producing MTIQSTAFRFGMAAVAACAFAATLPAAAQSASSRGDQATETRSAAGKSDQAGKPSKGDQRMMRDIAQANLAEIETGKLAQEKASKDEVKQFGKTMVDDHTKALSELQEIASKKGVELPTEPDAKHKATATALKALSGETFDKQYMSMAGLSDHKKTHEMLQKVQRSAADADLKAYAAKTLPVVHGHLTTAQGITGKK from the coding sequence ATGACCATCCAGAGCACTGCCTTCCGTTTCGGCATGGCCGCAGTGGCCGCTTGCGCATTTGCTGCGACTCTTCCCGCCGCCGCACAAAGCGCAAGCTCCCGCGGCGACCAGGCCACGGAAACCCGCAGCGCCGCCGGCAAGTCGGACCAGGCAGGCAAGCCCTCGAAGGGCGACCAGCGCATGATGAGAGACATTGCGCAGGCCAATCTCGCCGAGATCGAAACCGGAAAGCTCGCCCAGGAGAAAGCCTCGAAGGACGAGGTGAAGCAGTTCGGCAAGACCATGGTCGACGACCACACCAAGGCGCTGAGCGAACTGCAGGAAATCGCATCGAAGAAAGGCGTGGAGCTGCCGACCGAGCCCGACGCCAAGCACAAGGCCACCGCAACCGCGCTGAAGGCCCTGAGCGGCGAAACCTTCGACAAGCAGTACATGTCGATGGCGGGCCTTTCCGACCACAAGAAGACGCATGAAATGCTGCAGAAGGTGCAGCGCAGTGCGGCCGATGCGGACCTGAAGGCCTATGCAGCCAAGACGCTGCCCGTGGTTCACGGCCACCTGACGACCGCGCAGGGAATCACCGGCAAGAAGTAA
- the rpoN gene encoding RNA polymerase factor sigma-54 has translation MDCFAGPPGAGPHLFPRLQQAVRLLQMSSQEYAQALRDAAELNPFLEIEPLAQEGHESIAETVPAAADAAADIEAAAAFDRITAAPASGDRHLSHDESFDLMQRVPLPDSLRAHLHGQLGVLRISAREMAFARAVVEALDDDGYLRISLEEVGSALGETGADAERELRTALRRVQALDPAGVAARSVAECLCLQLEASPKHANESETVIRQLARRILEAHIGLLATHDLGKLARALDAAPQQVQCAIDCIRRLNPHPGWQFGETAARIVIPDVTVKKVRGTWRTSLNASALPRVKVNAAYAQMLEQHGEKHGTGQCAAMKECLEQARWMVGSVSQRASTILEVARAIVARQKMFFEHGPLAMKPLGLREIAEEVGVHPSTVSRTVHNKYMATPVGIFELQHFFSRGLEHAAGGASAPVALQGLIRELIAVEKPVAPLSDAALARQLAQQGFRIARRTVTKYRQSMNIDPFERRRAQGENWELRPSPQRRKHVH, from the coding sequence ATCGATTGTTTTGCAGGCCCGCCAGGTGCAGGCCCCCATCTTTTCCCCCGCCTGCAGCAGGCCGTTCGGCTGCTGCAGATGTCCTCGCAGGAATACGCGCAGGCGCTGCGCGACGCAGCCGAGCTGAACCCGTTTCTCGAGATTGAACCGCTCGCGCAAGAAGGCCACGAATCCATCGCCGAAACCGTGCCGGCCGCGGCCGATGCTGCCGCCGACATCGAAGCGGCAGCGGCCTTCGACAGGATTACCGCGGCCCCGGCCTCGGGCGACAGGCACCTGTCGCATGACGAGAGCTTCGACCTGATGCAGCGCGTGCCGCTGCCGGATTCGCTGCGCGCCCACCTGCACGGGCAACTTGGCGTACTGCGCATTTCTGCGCGCGAAATGGCATTTGCGCGCGCCGTGGTCGAGGCGTTGGACGACGACGGCTACCTTCGCATTTCGCTCGAAGAGGTGGGCTCCGCGCTCGGAGAAACCGGCGCGGATGCCGAACGCGAGCTGCGCACGGCCCTGCGCCGCGTGCAGGCGCTCGACCCTGCGGGCGTGGCGGCGCGCAGCGTGGCCGAATGCCTTTGCCTGCAACTCGAGGCTTCCCCGAAGCATGCGAACGAATCGGAAACAGTCATCCGGCAACTCGCGCGCCGTATTCTCGAAGCGCACATTGGCCTGCTTGCCACGCATGACCTCGGCAAACTGGCCAGGGCGCTCGACGCGGCGCCGCAGCAAGTGCAGTGCGCAATCGATTGCATCCGGCGCCTGAACCCGCACCCGGGCTGGCAATTCGGCGAAACGGCGGCGCGCATCGTGATACCCGACGTGACCGTGAAGAAGGTGCGCGGCACCTGGCGGACCTCGCTCAATGCCAGCGCCCTGCCCCGCGTGAAGGTGAATGCGGCCTACGCGCAAATGCTCGAGCAGCATGGAGAGAAACACGGCACCGGCCAGTGCGCCGCCATGAAGGAATGCCTGGAGCAAGCGCGCTGGATGGTGGGCAGCGTGTCGCAGCGCGCATCCACCATTCTGGAGGTGGCCCGCGCCATCGTCGCGCGGCAGAAGATGTTCTTCGAGCATGGGCCGCTCGCCATGAAGCCGCTCGGGCTGCGCGAAATTGCCGAAGAAGTGGGTGTGCATCCGTCCACCGTTTCGCGCACCGTGCACAACAAGTACATGGCCACGCCCGTCGGCATCTTCGAACTGCAGCACTTCTTCTCGCGCGGGCTCGAGCACGCCGCCGGGGGCGCGAGCGCGCCGGTGGCACTGCAGGGGCTCATCCGCGAGCTCATTGCCGTCGAAAAACCCGTGGCGCCGCTGAGCGATGCGGCGCTGGCACGCCAGTTGGCGCAGCAGGGCTTTCGCATTGCGCGCCGCACCGTCACCAAGTACCGCCAGAGCATGAACATCGATCCCTTCGAGCGCCGCCGCGCCCAAGGGGAGAACTGGGAGCTGCGGCCTAGCCCGCAAAGGAGAAAACATGTCCATTGA
- a CDS encoding histidine kinase dimerization/phospho-acceptor domain-containing protein, which translates to MRLSETHAMKNSSGDRGQPAAWPALLTGACLAIAGIAGLGLAFRQKARTARAAEEKLALHRARMARQALCAQRLEHDLRSPVGAMAVALELLRTSDDTDTQREALEVLERQVARMTSLTEQVHEFAQGLND; encoded by the coding sequence GTGCGTTTGTCGGAAACTCATGCAATGAAAAATTCATCGGGAGACAGGGGGCAGCCCGCGGCGTGGCCGGCGCTGCTGACCGGCGCTTGCCTTGCCATTGCGGGGATCGCGGGGCTGGGACTCGCGTTTCGGCAGAAAGCCCGCACCGCACGGGCTGCAGAAGAAAAGCTGGCGCTGCATCGGGCGCGCATGGCTCGCCAGGCGCTGTGCGCACAGCGCCTTGAACACGATCTTCGAAGCCCGGTGGGCGCCATGGCCGTGGCCTTGGAGCTTTTGCGGACCTCCGACGACACCGACACCCAACGCGAAGCCCTGGAAGTGCTGGAGCGGCAGGTCGCGCGTATGACGTCTCTGACAGAGCAAGTGCACGAATTCGCACAGGGCTTGAACGATTGA
- a CDS encoding helix-turn-helix domain-containing protein: MCASCATWCSAHGSWRPATRSTRSGCPQRDSAGAGPEPEATRGRALAPPPINGQRDAAVAPPEAGEDQIVIEVGTQLSEVERRVILATYERCGRHKERTAALLGISMKTLYNRLKEYQQ; this comes from the coding sequence ATGTGCGCGAGCTGCGCAACGTGGTGCAGCGCGCATGGGTCATGGCGTCCGGCAACGAGATCGACGAGGAGTGGCTGCCCGCAGCGGGACAGTGCGGGCGCCGGGCCCGAGCCCGAAGCAACGCGCGGCCGAGCGCTCGCGCCCCCTCCGATCAATGGCCAGCGGGATGCCGCTGTGGCACCTCCCGAGGCGGGGGAGGACCAGATCGTGATCGAAGTGGGCACGCAACTCTCGGAGGTAGAACGGCGCGTCATTCTTGCCACCTACGAGCGCTGCGGGCGCCACAAGGAGCGCACCGCCGCGCTGCTGGGCATCAGCATGAAGACGCTCTACAACCGGCTGAAGGAGTACCAGCAATGA
- a CDS encoding CheR family methyltransferase: MNPDHAEEALGDQIDDAVPSRGYRMLPVVGLGGSAGSIEAVGEFLEGMPTDTGMAFVVVLYLPAAHENALAQVLARSTRMRVVPVGGRERIEPDTVYVVPPGKTLRTRGELIELAALPPVQGRHMAVDFFFRTLADTHGPHAIAVVLSGVDSDGTIGVKRIKERGGLTVAQDPQETRHNGMAQSAIATGMVDWVLPVREMGARIHAYYRIERQLKLPPEQLPDGEDDAPPAPDVDEAAFREVLAFVRSRSGRDFVNYKRATVLRRIGRRMQVNGVSDLAAYLDCLRTRPGEAGALLQDMLISVTNFFRDGECFSALEGMVHELFRSKTSADTIRVWVVACATGEEAYSIAMLLSEHARMLESPPTIQIFATDLDEDAVRAAREGIYPMVSEADVSEERLRRFFIREQRGYRVRRELREMVLFAVHDVLKDSPFSRIDLVTCRNLLIYLNREAQARVFETLHFALVPGGRLFIGASEAVDEDSPLFAVLDKKHRIYAHRHAPKAALPVPTGRSSTALALDAKRALPVIPGAAFAQLQRSAMAPLSDGRSMTWGELHLRLLDRLAPPSILLDSDHEMLHISPAATPFLHFSGGEPSRNVLRAIVPDLKAELQTALYHVNERRQPVEVAPVRVRLNHGEAEVSLHVMPVEEIGGGLLVLLRQADPASARGSIVVPRVDAEPLAEHLEREVTRLKSQLRETVEQYETSTEELKASNEELHAMNEELHSATEELETSREELQSINEELTTVNHELKSKVDDLGQANSDMLNLMDATAIATVFLDREFRVTRFTPSAVAIFKLIATDVGRPLSDLTTPLDYPQLAADARKVLQTLQPSEREVGDAAGNWYLARVRPYRTIEDRIAGVVLTFVDITERKEAQESLRQSQERFSAIVNQASVGVAQTRLDGEITFANTCYHQLMGYGESELAGVSALDLVHAADKPAISALFARLAQHGEPFQSESRNVRKDGSFIWLHKSVTVLTNAGGKPDSALIVCSDISERRAAEEALRESEERFRLMLENAVDYAIFSVDMERCVKSWNTGAERLLGYTEAEILGRSADIIFTEEDRAAGARRKRRAPRSPPAGRPTTGCTSARTARASGPAARSCPCTTARVRSSAW, encoded by the coding sequence ATGAACCCCGACCATGCCGAGGAAGCGCTGGGCGATCAGATCGACGACGCCGTGCCGTCGCGCGGCTATCGCATGCTGCCCGTTGTCGGGCTTGGCGGCTCGGCGGGCAGCATCGAGGCGGTGGGCGAGTTCCTGGAGGGCATGCCCACCGACACGGGCATGGCCTTCGTGGTGGTGCTCTACCTGCCCGCGGCGCATGAGAACGCACTGGCGCAGGTGCTGGCGCGCTCCACCCGCATGCGGGTGGTGCCGGTCGGCGGCAGGGAGCGCATCGAGCCCGACACGGTGTATGTGGTTCCGCCCGGCAAGACGCTGCGCACCCGCGGCGAGCTCATCGAGCTGGCGGCGCTTCCGCCGGTCCAGGGCCGCCACATGGCGGTCGACTTCTTCTTTCGAACGCTGGCCGATACCCACGGGCCCCACGCCATTGCGGTGGTTCTTTCGGGTGTGGACAGCGATGGCACCATCGGCGTCAAGCGGATCAAGGAGCGCGGCGGCCTGACGGTGGCGCAAGACCCGCAGGAAACCCGCCACAACGGCATGGCGCAGTCGGCCATTGCCACCGGCATGGTCGACTGGGTGCTGCCCGTGCGCGAAATGGGCGCGCGCATTCACGCCTACTACCGCATCGAGCGGCAGCTGAAACTGCCGCCCGAGCAGCTGCCGGACGGCGAAGACGACGCACCGCCCGCGCCCGATGTGGACGAGGCGGCCTTTCGCGAAGTGCTGGCCTTCGTGCGAAGCCGAAGTGGGCGCGATTTTGTCAACTACAAGCGGGCCACCGTGCTGCGGCGCATCGGCCGCCGCATGCAGGTAAACGGCGTGAGCGATCTTGCCGCCTACCTGGACTGCCTGCGCACGCGCCCCGGCGAGGCCGGCGCGCTGCTGCAGGACATGCTGATCAGCGTGACTAATTTCTTTCGCGACGGCGAATGCTTTTCGGCGCTGGAAGGCATGGTGCACGAGCTGTTCCGCAGCAAGACCTCGGCCGACACCATCCGCGTGTGGGTGGTGGCCTGCGCCACGGGCGAAGAGGCCTATTCGATTGCGATGCTGCTGAGCGAGCACGCCCGCATGCTGGAAAGCCCGCCGACCATCCAGATATTTGCCACCGACCTGGACGAGGACGCGGTGCGCGCCGCCCGTGAAGGCATCTACCCCATGGTCAGCGAGGCGGATGTTTCGGAAGAGCGGCTGCGGCGCTTCTTCATCCGCGAGCAGCGCGGCTACCGCGTGCGCCGCGAGTTGCGAGAGATGGTGCTGTTCGCGGTGCACGACGTGCTGAAGGATTCGCCGTTCTCGCGCATCGACCTGGTCACCTGCCGCAACCTGCTCATCTACCTCAACCGGGAGGCGCAGGCCCGCGTGTTCGAGACGCTGCACTTTGCGCTGGTGCCCGGCGGCCGGTTGTTCATCGGCGCATCGGAGGCGGTGGACGAAGACAGCCCGCTGTTCGCTGTGCTCGACAAGAAGCACCGCATCTACGCGCACCGCCATGCGCCCAAGGCCGCGTTGCCGGTGCCCACCGGCCGCAGCAGCACCGCGCTGGCGCTCGACGCCAAGCGCGCGCTGCCCGTGATTCCAGGGGCGGCCTTTGCGCAGCTGCAACGCAGCGCAATGGCGCCGCTCTCCGATGGCCGCAGCATGACCTGGGGCGAGCTGCACCTGCGGCTGCTCGACCGGCTGGCGCCGCCTTCCATCCTGCTGGACTCGGACCACGAGATGCTGCATATCTCGCCCGCGGCAACGCCGTTCCTGCACTTCAGCGGCGGCGAGCCGTCGCGCAACGTGCTGCGCGCCATCGTGCCCGACCTGAAGGCCGAGCTGCAGACCGCGCTCTACCACGTGAACGAAAGGCGCCAGCCGGTGGAGGTGGCGCCGGTGCGCGTGCGGCTGAACCATGGCGAAGCCGAGGTCTCGCTCCACGTGATGCCGGTGGAAGAAATCGGCGGCGGCCTGCTGGTGCTGCTGCGCCAGGCCGACCCCGCGAGCGCGCGCGGCAGCATCGTGGTTCCGCGCGTGGATGCCGAGCCCCTTGCCGAGCACCTGGAGCGCGAGGTGACGCGTTTGAAGTCGCAGTTGCGCGAAACCGTGGAGCAGTACGAGACATCGACCGAGGAACTCAAGGCGAGCAACGAGGAACTGCACGCCATGAACGAAGAGCTCCATTCGGCGACCGAAGAGCTCGAAACCAGCCGCGAAGAACTGCAATCCATCAACGAAGAGCTCACCACCGTCAACCACGAGCTCAAGAGCAAGGTGGACGATCTCGGCCAGGCCAACAGCGACATGCTGAACCTGATGGACGCGACCGCCATTGCCACGGTGTTTTTGGATCGCGAGTTCCGCGTGACCCGCTTCACGCCCAGCGCGGTGGCCATCTTCAAGCTGATTGCAACCGACGTGGGGCGGCCGCTCTCCGACCTGACCACGCCGCTGGACTATCCGCAGCTTGCGGCGGATGCACGCAAGGTGCTACAGACGCTGCAGCCTTCGGAGCGCGAAGTGGGCGACGCCGCCGGCAACTGGTACCTGGCGCGCGTGCGGCCGTACCGCACCATCGAAGACCGCATTGCGGGCGTGGTGCTCACCTTTGTCGACATCACCGAGCGGAAAGAAGCGCAGGAGTCGCTGCGGCAGTCGCAGGAGCGCTTCAGCGCCATCGTCAACCAGGCCTCGGTGGGCGTGGCGCAAACCCGCCTCGACGGCGAAATTACCTTTGCCAACACTTGCTATCACCAGCTCATGGGCTACGGCGAGAGCGAGCTCGCCGGCGTGAGCGCGCTCGACCTGGTGCACGCCGCCGACAAGCCGGCCATTTCGGCGCTTTTCGCGCGGCTGGCACAGCATGGCGAGCCGTTCCAGAGCGAGAGCCGCAATGTCCGCAAGGACGGCTCCTTCATCTGGCTGCACAAGAGCGTGACCGTGCTCACCAATGCGGGCGGAAAGCCCGACTCCGCGCTCATCGTGTGCAGCGACATCAGCGAGCGCAGGGCCGCTGAAGAAGCGCTGCGCGAAAGCGAGGAGCGCTTCCGGCTGATGCTCGAAAACGCGGTCGACTACGCGATCTTCTCGGTCGACATGGAGCGCTGCGTGAAAAGCTGGAACACCGGGGCCGAGCGGCTCCTGGGCTATACCGAGGCCGAAATCCTCGGCCGTTCGGCCGACATCATCTTTACCGAGGAAGACCGCGCGGCGGGCGCCCGCAGGAAGAGGCGCGCACCGCGCTCACCGCCGGCCGGGCGGCCGACGACCGGTTGCACCAGCGCAAGGACGGCTCGCGCTTCTGGGCCAGCGGCGCGCTCATGCCCATGCACAACGGCGAGGGTGCGGTCGTCGGCATGGTGA
- a CDS encoding sensor histidine kinase, producing the protein MPMHNGEGAVVGMVKVLRDQSEQRAAQQEVEQSRGELLDALRANEAARQALEAADAAKDRFLAVLSHELRNPLASISGAAELLAPEELPTQEQARAARVVRRQAAAMKVLLGDLLDVSSLRRGRLVLRRERVTAQSIVDAALEATRPLMEQGRHKLELDIFAAEIPLDADPMRLTQVISNLLSNAAKYTPERGEIQLAVHADADAGHAIFTVTDNGIGMDPDTVDTMFEMFTQSVHAHERSAGGLGIGLALVRNIVELHGGTVTGESRGSAMGAGSPCVFRLRSRLHPTPWRGR; encoded by the coding sequence ATGCCCATGCACAACGGCGAGGGTGCGGTCGTCGGCATGGTGAAGGTGCTGCGCGACCAGAGCGAGCAGCGCGCGGCGCAGCAGGAGGTGGAGCAAAGCCGCGGCGAACTGCTCGACGCGCTGCGCGCCAACGAGGCCGCGCGGCAGGCGCTCGAGGCCGCCGATGCCGCCAAGGACCGCTTTCTGGCCGTGCTTTCGCACGAACTGCGCAACCCGCTCGCATCGATCAGCGGCGCCGCCGAACTGCTGGCGCCCGAGGAGCTTCCCACGCAGGAGCAGGCGCGTGCCGCGCGCGTGGTGCGGCGCCAGGCGGCGGCCATGAAGGTGCTGTTGGGCGACCTGCTCGACGTGTCCAGCCTGCGCCGCGGCCGGCTGGTGCTTCGCCGCGAGAGGGTCACGGCGCAGAGCATCGTCGATGCGGCGCTGGAGGCCACCCGCCCGCTGATGGAGCAGGGGCGCCACAAGCTCGAACTCGACATCTTCGCCGCCGAGATTCCGCTCGACGCCGACCCGATGCGCCTGACGCAGGTGATCTCGAACCTGCTGTCCAACGCGGCCAAGTACACGCCGGAAAGAGGCGAGATCCAACTGGCAGTGCATGCCGATGCGGATGCCGGCCATGCGATCTTCACCGTCACGGACAACGGCATCGGCATGGACCCGGACACGGTCGACACGATGTTCGAGATGTTCACGCAGAGCGTGCACGCGCACGAGCGCTCGGCGGGCGGGCTGGGCATTGGCCTGGCGCTGGTGCGCAACATCGTCGAGCTGCATGGCGGCACGGTCACCGGCGAGAGCAGGGGCTCGGCCATGGGAGCCGGTTCACCGTGCGTATTCCGCTTGCGGAGCCGCTTGCATCCGACACCGTGGCGGGGCAGGTGA
- a CDS encoding response regulator, producing MKSEPGSSAAASEAAPQRVLLADDNVDALWGMARMLSISGFSVKTADNGVDALRVAEHFRPDAAVLDIGMPGLDGHEVARRIRAQPWGRGMLLVAATGWSQPEDKLAALEAGFDEHLVKPVAAADVQRLLRARDGAAAAGG from the coding sequence GTGAAATCCGAGCCTGGCTCGTCGGCTGCTGCGTCAGAGGCCGCTCCGCAGCGCGTGCTGCTCGCGGACGACAACGTGGACGCCCTGTGGGGCATGGCGCGCATGCTGTCGATTTCCGGCTTCAGCGTCAAAACCGCCGACAACGGGGTCGATGCACTACGGGTGGCGGAGCACTTCCGGCCCGATGCGGCCGTGCTCGACATCGGCATGCCCGGGCTCGACGGGCACGAGGTGGCGCGCCGGATTCGCGCACAGCCCTGGGGGCGCGGCATGCTTCTTGTGGCGGCCACGGGGTGGAGCCAGCCTGAGGACAAGCTTGCCGCACTGGAGGCGGGGTTCGACGAGCACCTGGTGAAGCCGGTGGCCGCGGCAGACGTCCAGCGCCTGCTGCGGGCGCGCGACGGGGCAGCAGCCGCAGGCGGCTAA
- a CDS encoding chemotaxis protein CheB, which produces MLNSVPQNQAIFIGASVGGVYAMLDLVAELPADFPAPIFFVQHIGAHRSHLASLLNDRGPNRAVEAKQGDVAAPGTIYIAPPDHHMLLEGGVVRLTRGPKEHHARPAIDPLFRSAALDCGPRAVGVVLTGRLDDGSAGLRAIKDCGGIAVVQDPAEAHEPSMPQSAMAAVQVDHVVALRGMGKLLFQLAQPRPDLPAFEAPAALRREYAVGLGDRTVENLKVIGEPSMFSCPDCGGVLFELHDKHPVRYRCHTGHAFSARSLAATQEEVTDAALWTSLRAMQEKEAMLRRLAEVQKADGVGNAENSLREADELAAVSAALRKLTVRAPSPASFDAS; this is translated from the coding sequence ATGCTGAACTCTGTTCCCCAAAACCAAGCCATCTTTATTGGCGCTTCCGTAGGCGGCGTCTATGCAATGCTCGATCTGGTCGCTGAATTGCCGGCCGACTTTCCCGCGCCGATTTTCTTCGTGCAGCACATCGGCGCCCACCGCAGCCACCTTGCGTCCCTGCTCAACGACCGCGGGCCGAACCGCGCCGTGGAGGCGAAGCAGGGCGATGTGGCCGCACCGGGCACCATCTACATCGCACCGCCCGACCACCACATGCTGCTCGAGGGCGGCGTGGTTCGCCTGACCCGCGGACCCAAGGAACACCATGCCCGCCCCGCCATCGATCCGTTGTTCCGTTCCGCCGCGCTGGATTGCGGCCCCCGCGCCGTGGGCGTGGTTCTTACCGGCAGGCTCGACGACGGCAGCGCCGGCCTGCGTGCCATCAAGGACTGCGGCGGCATTGCCGTGGTGCAGGACCCGGCCGAAGCGCACGAGCCCAGCATGCCGCAAAGCGCGATGGCCGCGGTGCAGGTGGACCACGTCGTCGCGTTGCGCGGCATGGGCAAGCTCCTGTTCCAGTTGGCGCAACCGAGGCCCGACCTGCCGGCCTTCGAAGCGCCTGCCGCGCTGCGCCGCGAATATGCCGTGGGCCTTGGAGACCGCACCGTGGAAAACCTGAAGGTGATCGGCGAGCCCTCCATGTTCAGCTGCCCCGACTGCGGGGGCGTGCTGTTCGAGCTGCACGACAAGCACCCGGTGCGCTACCGCTGTCACACGGGCCACGCCTTCAGTGCACGCAGTCTTGCGGCCACGCAGGAAGAGGTGACCGACGCCGCGCTATGGACCAGCCTGCGCGCCATGCAGGAGAAGGAAGCCATGCTGCGGCGGCTGGCCGAGGTCCAGAAGGCGGACGGCGTCGGCAACGCCGAGAACTCGCTGCGCGAAGCCGACGAACTCGCGGCGGTGAGCGCCGCATTGCGCAAGCTCACCGTGAGAGCGCCCAGCCCAGCCAGTTTCGACGCGAGCTGA
- a CDS encoding manganese catalase family protein, with product MFSHNKRLQYTVRVSETNPGLANLMLEQFGGPQGELAAACRYFTQALGDDDPGRKDMLFDISTEELSHLEIIGTIVGMLNKGAKGRLAEGVEEQGEMYRTITGAGNDSHITQVLYGGGPPLVNSAGVPWTAAYIDTIGEPTADLRSNIAAEARAKIVYERLINLTDDPGVKDALTFLMTREIAHQKSFEKALYSIEPNFPPGKLPGDPRFTNVYFRMSKSDADLRGPWNQGERWDFVPVTQESGPVDGGDGLATVELSDADAPVLQQMAARTQSRPDGDPLTGAELGMGEGPALADGASGANGPAMPKK from the coding sequence ATGTTTTCTCACAACAAGCGACTGCAATACACGGTACGCGTGAGCGAGACCAATCCCGGCCTCGCCAACCTCATGCTCGAGCAGTTCGGCGGCCCGCAAGGCGAGCTGGCCGCGGCATGCCGCTACTTCACCCAGGCGCTCGGTGACGACGACCCCGGGCGAAAGGACATGCTGTTCGACATCTCGACCGAAGAGCTGAGCCACCTCGAGATCATCGGCACCATCGTCGGCATGCTCAACAAGGGCGCCAAGGGGCGGCTCGCCGAAGGCGTGGAAGAGCAAGGCGAGATGTACCGCACCATCACCGGCGCGGGCAACGACAGCCACATCACGCAGGTGCTCTACGGCGGCGGGCCGCCGCTGGTCAACTCGGCCGGCGTGCCGTGGACGGCCGCCTACATCGACACCATCGGCGAGCCCACGGCGGACCTGCGCTCCAACATCGCGGCCGAGGCGCGCGCCAAGATCGTGTACGAACGCCTCATCAACCTCACCGACGATCCGGGCGTGAAGGACGCGCTGACCTTCTTGATGACGCGCGAGATCGCGCACCAGAAGTCTTTCGAGAAGGCGCTGTATTCCATCGAGCCCAACTTCCCGCCGGGCAAGCTGCCCGGCGACCCGCGCTTCACCAACGTGTACTTCCGCATGTCCAAGAGCGATGCGGACCTGCGCGGCCCCTGGAACCAGGGCGAGCGGTGGGACTTCGTGCCCGTCACGCAAGAGTCGGGGCCGGTGGACGGCGGCGACGGCCTGGCCACGGTGGAGCTCAGCGACGCGGATGCACCGGTGCTGCAGCAGATGGCGGCGCGCACGCAGTCGCGCCCCGACGGCGATCCGCTCACGGGCGCGGAGCTGGGCATGGGCGAAGGCCCGGCGCTGGCCGACGGCGCCAGCGGCGCCAACGGGCCGGCAATGCCGAAGAAGTAG
- a CDS encoding YciE/YciF ferroxidase family protein, which translates to MPVKSLSDLFIHELSDTYSAEKQMTRSLPKLARAATDEGLASAFETHLEETRGQVERIEEIAELLQIKIKRIKCEGMAGLVEEGDSLIDQIEKGPVLDAALIGAARKVEHYEIAGYNSLCTLAKKLGHTEAVSLLEASLAEETATDGKLSALAEAQAMEEAIAEE; encoded by the coding sequence ATGCCCGTCAAAAGCCTCTCCGATCTTTTCATTCACGAGCTCTCCGACACCTACAGCGCAGAAAAGCAGATGACGCGCTCGCTGCCCAAGCTGGCCCGCGCCGCCACCGACGAGGGCCTGGCCTCGGCCTTCGAAACGCACTTGGAAGAGACGCGCGGCCAGGTCGAGCGCATCGAGGAGATTGCCGAGCTGCTGCAGATCAAGATCAAGCGCATCAAGTGCGAAGGCATGGCCGGCCTAGTCGAGGAAGGCGATTCGCTGATCGACCAGATCGAGAAGGGCCCGGTGCTCGACGCCGCCTTGATCGGCGCGGCGCGCAAGGTGGAGCACTACGAGATCGCGGGCTACAACTCGCTGTGCACGCTGGCCAAGAAACTCGGGCACACGGAAGCCGTGTCGCTGCTCGAAGCCTCGCTGGCCGAGGAAACAGCCACCGACGGCAAGCTCAGCGCGCTGGCCGAGGCGCAGGCCATGGAAGAGGCCATTGCCGAGGAGTGA